The Streptomyces sp. NBC_00236 DNA window GCGACCGGACCGGACGCCGGCCGGCCACCTCCCCGTCATGACCAGGTCGTCGGCGTCCGCACAGCCCGTGCTTAGCTGGGGGCATGATCGATGACTTCCTTGCCGTGGACCTGACCGAGGTCGAGGCGGCGGTCCGCGCAGCGGCCGCCGCCGAGATCATGCCGCGCTACCGGCAGCTCGCCGCACACGAGATCATCGAGAAGAACGGCCCGCACGACCTCGTCACCACCGCGGACCGGCTCGCCGAGGAACACCTCACCGCCTCCCTGAGCCGGCTCCTGCCCGGTTCCGTCGTCGTCGGCGAGGAGGCGGTCCACGCCGACCCGAAGGTGTACGAGGCGCTGAGCGGCGAGGCCCCCGTGTGGATCGTCGACCCGGTCGACGGCACCCGCCAGTTCGTCCGCGGCGAAACGGGGTTCTGCACCCTGGTCGCCCTGGCCCACCGCGGCGAGCTGCTGGCTTCCTGGACCTACGCGGCCGCCCTGGACGAGATGGCCGTCGCGGTCAGCGGCCGGGGCGCCACGCTCAACGGCGCGCCGATACGTTCCGGGTCGCCCGCGCCCGACGCCGTACTGCACGTGGCGATGTCGCACCCCGACTACACCACCGACGCGCAGAAGCAGGCCCTGCTCGGCCTGCGCACCGAAGGCATCGACGCACGGCCCTGCGGCTCGGCCGGCCTCGAATACCTGGCCGTCGCCCGCGGCGAGCTGGACGCGCTCGCCTTCAACTGGGAGTACGCCTGGGACCACGCGGCGGGACTCCTCCTGGTCACCGAGGCGGGCGGCGCCCAGGCCACGCTGTCCGGTGCGCCGTTCCGTATCGCCGGCGGCAACGACCTGCCCTTCACGGCAGCCCGGGACCGTGCGACGGCCGACCGCATCCTGGCCGCCTTGCGCACCGAGGCCTGAGCAAGCGGTCCGGGGCGCGGTGATCGTGCGCGCTGCGCCCGGGCCCTTCGGCGTTCCGGGCCCTTCAGCGCGACCGAGGTCCTCGACTCCCGTCGGCGACACCCTTCCGCAGGACCTCGCGCACGTCCCTCACGACTGTCGCGGCCGTCTCCACGGCCGAGGGGTCCAGCCCCGACAGCGCCTCGCCCACCCGTGCCGCGAAGTCCGCGGGCGTGTCCGGCAGGGCAGCGGCGGCGGCCAGCGCGCCCTTCTCGTTCAGGCACCAGGTGCGGTGGTGGGCGTGCAGCGACTGGGCGAGGATGCCGAACGCCCGGGACAGACAGAGCGCTACATGGAGCCGGTCACCGCCCGGTGCCGACTTACGGGCCGACCCGACCGAGAACTCCGCCTCCCAGGCCGCCTCGGCAAGCGCCTCGCGCAGGGGCTCCGGGTAGTCAGACGTCTGCTGCTGAAGTGCCGTCAACTCGCCATGAGGGTCGGCGAGTACGCGCCCGAGCGCAACCTCGCCCGCGTAGGCGGGGGACCAGAAGCCCAGCGGATGCCCGGGCTGGACGCCCACCTCGAACCGTCCCTGCCGACAGTCGGACCAGACCGCCTCGACCCGGTCCAGATCGCGCAGGATCCAGTCGACCGGAACACCGTCCACCCGCAGCCACGCCCCGCCGTTCACCCACGGCCCCCAGCCGCCCGGCCCGGCCACCTCGACCGGGGAGCCCTGGAACGCGGACGCCAGCGCGGTCAGCGCGGCGAGGTCCGGTGCGCCGCGGTAGTAGAGGCCCAGATCCCAGTCCGAGTCGGGCCGGTGGGTGCCGCGGGCCCGGCTGCCTCCGAGCACGACGGCGCGGACACCCGGTACCGCGGTCAGCCGTTCCGCCATCTCGTCGATGCTCCGTCGCAGAGCGGATCCCTCCGCCTCCGGGGAGAGGGCGGGAGACGGGTTCGGGTGCGCCGGACGGGCGTGGTTCGGAGTATTCATGGGACGGGCACCGTACCCGCTCCCGAAGTGTCGGTGCCTGCGAATATCCTGGGCTCTCAGACCGTCGGCTGACAAAGGAGTCCGAAGGTGCCATCGATGCTCGATGCCGTCGTGGTGGGGGCGGGCCCCAACGGACTGACCGCCGCAGTCGAACTGGCCCGCCGTGGCTTCGCCGTGGAAGTCTTCGAGGCCGGGGAGACCGTCGGCGGCGGAGCCCGCACCGAAGAACTCACGCTGCCCGGTTTCCGGCACGACCCCTGCTCGGCGGTCCACCCGCTGGGCATCGGCTCACCCGCCTTCGGCGCGATGCCCCTGGCGAAGCACGGCCTGGAGTGGCTGCAACCGCCGCTGGCTCTCGCCCACCCGTTCCCGGACGGTTCCGCAGCCGTGCTGGCCACGTCGGTGGGGGAGACGGCCATGTCGCTCGGACCGCAGGACGCGGGGGCGTACCGCAGACTCCTCGCGCCCTTCCGCGGTCACTGGGACACACTCGCCCAGGACTTCCTGCGCACCCCGTGGGACGGGCTCCCCCGGGACCCGTACCGCTGGGCGCGCTTCGGACTCGACGCGATCCAGCCCGCCACGCTCCTGTCCCGCCGCTTCCGGGGCGAGAAGGCCCGGGGCCTCCTCGCCGGACTCGCCGCCCACGCCATAGCCCCCACCAGCGGTCCCGCCACCGGTGGCATCGCCCTGCTCTTCGCCCTGGCCGCGCACGAGAAGGGCTGGCCGGTGCCGCGCGGCGGCTCGCAGGCCATCTCCGACGCACTGGCCTCGTACCTGCGGGAGCAGGGCGGCATCATCCGTACGGGCACGGAGGTCAAGCGGCTGGACGAGCTGCCGCCCGCCCGCGCCTACGTCTTCGACACCTCACCGACCGCGCTGGCCCGGATCGCCGGACTGGGCAACGCCTACCGGGGCTACCGCTACGGCGCCTCCTGCTTCAAGATCGACTACGCGCTGTCGGGCCCCGTCCCCTGGACCGCCGAGGAGGCCCGCCGGGCCGGCACGGTCCACATCGGCCCCACGGCCGGCGAGATCGACACCGCGCTGCGCGCCGCGGTGACCGGCCGGGACCCGAGCGTGCCCTTCCTCATCACCGCGCAGCCCAGCCTCACCGACCCGTCCCGCGCCCCCGAGGGCAAGCAGGTCTTCTGGGTGTACGGACACGTCCCGGCGGGCTGGGAGGGCGACGCCACCGACGTCATCGAACGCCAACTGGAGCGGTTCGCCCCCGGCTTCCGCGACATCGTCCTCGCCCGCGCGGTGACGGGCCCGCCCCAACTCGCGGTGCGCAACGCGAACTACGTCGACGGGGACATCGCCTGCGGTGCCTTCGCCGGGCTGCAGACAGTGATCCGTCCCCGGCTCGCCAGGGTTCCGTACGCGACCGCGCACCCGTCCGTCTACATCTGCTCGTCGGCGACCCCGCCCGGCCCCGGCGTGCACGGCATGTCCGGTCACCACGCGGCGAAGGCGGTGTGGCGGCGGTTGCGCCGATCGGGGCCGTCCGGCGGCCGTTGACCTCCGCCGCGGGCGGTCGGCCGCCACGGACCCGCGTACCACGGCATGATGGCCGGATGCGCACACCTTCCGCCGTCACCGTCACCCTCGTACGGGGCGACATCACCCGGCAGTCCGTCGACGCCGTCGTCAACGCCGCGAACTCCTCCCTGCTCGGCGGCGGCG harbors:
- a CDS encoding phytoene desaturase family protein, whose product is MPSMLDAVVVGAGPNGLTAAVELARRGFAVEVFEAGETVGGGARTEELTLPGFRHDPCSAVHPLGIGSPAFGAMPLAKHGLEWLQPPLALAHPFPDGSAAVLATSVGETAMSLGPQDAGAYRRLLAPFRGHWDTLAQDFLRTPWDGLPRDPYRWARFGLDAIQPATLLSRRFRGEKARGLLAGLAAHAIAPTSGPATGGIALLFALAAHEKGWPVPRGGSQAISDALASYLREQGGIIRTGTEVKRLDELPPARAYVFDTSPTALARIAGLGNAYRGYRYGASCFKIDYALSGPVPWTAEEARRAGTVHIGPTAGEIDTALRAAVTGRDPSVPFLITAQPSLTDPSRAPEGKQVFWVYGHVPAGWEGDATDVIERQLERFAPGFRDIVLARAVTGPPQLAVRNANYVDGDIACGAFAGLQTVIRPRLARVPYATAHPSVYICSSATPPGPGVHGMSGHHAAKAVWRRLRRSGPSGGR
- a CDS encoding inositol monophosphatase family protein, which produces MIDDFLAVDLTEVEAAVRAAAAAEIMPRYRQLAAHEIIEKNGPHDLVTTADRLAEEHLTASLSRLLPGSVVVGEEAVHADPKVYEALSGEAPVWIVDPVDGTRQFVRGETGFCTLVALAHRGELLASWTYAAALDEMAVAVSGRGATLNGAPIRSGSPAPDAVLHVAMSHPDYTTDAQKQALLGLRTEGIDARPCGSAGLEYLAVARGELDALAFNWEYAWDHAAGLLLVTEAGGAQATLSGAPFRIAGGNDLPFTAARDRATADRILAALRTEA
- a CDS encoding nucleotidyltransferase domain-containing protein — translated: MAERLTAVPGVRAVVLGGSRARGTHRPDSDWDLGLYYRGAPDLAALTALASAFQGSPVEVAGPGGWGPWVNGGAWLRVDGVPVDWILRDLDRVEAVWSDCRQGRFEVGVQPGHPLGFWSPAYAGEVALGRVLADPHGELTALQQQTSDYPEPLREALAEAAWEAEFSVGSARKSAPGGDRLHVALCLSRAFGILAQSLHAHHRTWCLNEKGALAAAAALPDTPADFAARVGEALSGLDPSAVETAATVVRDVREVLRKGVADGSRGPRSR